The following are from one region of the Geothermobacter ehrlichii genome:
- a CDS encoding acetyl-CoA carboxylase carboxyltransferase subunit alpha translates to MHYYLDFEKPLVELEQKIRELRDYSTANVDFSSDIRKLEKKATKLREEIFSKLTRWQRTQLARHQNRPYTLDYIEHIFTDWFEVHGDRNFRDDPALVCGFARLDGEPCAIIGHQKGRDTKEKVHRNFGMPNPEGYRKALRVMKMAEQFGLPIFTFVDTPGAFPGIGAEERGQAEAIARNLREMAGLRVPVIVTVTGEGGSGGALAIAVGNRVMMMQYSVYAVISPEGCAAILWSDGSRGPEAAEALKLTSTDIDALGCVIDDIIPEPPGGAHTDPVAAAASVKQYLKKHLEELKQLSPDELVEQRYQKFRAMTRVKE, encoded by the coding sequence ATGCACTATTACCTCGATTTTGAAAAGCCACTGGTCGAACTCGAGCAGAAGATCCGCGAGTTGCGGGACTACTCGACGGCCAACGTCGATTTTTCCAGCGATATCCGCAAACTGGAAAAGAAGGCGACCAAGTTGCGGGAAGAGATCTTCTCCAAACTGACTCGCTGGCAGCGCACCCAGCTGGCACGTCACCAGAACCGTCCCTACACCCTGGACTATATCGAACACATTTTCACCGACTGGTTCGAGGTGCACGGCGACCGCAATTTTCGCGACGATCCGGCCCTGGTCTGCGGCTTCGCCCGTCTCGACGGGGAACCCTGTGCCATCATCGGCCACCAGAAGGGGAGGGACACAAAGGAGAAGGTGCATCGCAATTTCGGCATGCCCAATCCCGAGGGCTACCGCAAGGCCCTGCGGGTGATGAAGATGGCCGAGCAGTTCGGTCTGCCGATCTTCACCTTCGTCGATACGCCGGGGGCCTTTCCCGGCATCGGCGCCGAGGAGCGCGGCCAGGCCGAAGCGATCGCCCGCAACCTGCGGGAGATGGCCGGTCTCAGGGTGCCGGTCATCGTCACGGTCACCGGCGAAGGCGGTTCGGGCGGTGCCCTGGCCATCGCTGTCGGCAACCGGGTGATGATGATGCAGTACTCGGTCTACGCCGTCATCTCCCCGGAGGGCTGCGCCGCCATTCTCTGGTCGGATGGCAGCCGTGGTCCGGAAGCGGCCGAGGCCCTCAAGCTGACCTCCACCGACATCGACGCTCTGGGATGTGTCATCGACGACATCATTCCCGAGCCACCGGGAGGCGCCCACACCGATCCCGTAGCGGCCGCAGCCAGCGTGAAGCAGTATCTGAAGAAACATCTCGAGGAGCTGAAGCAGCTTTCGCCCGACGAGCTGGTCGAGCAACGCTACCAGAAATTCCGCGCCATGACGCGGGTCAAGGAGTAG
- a CDS encoding PfkB family carbohydrate kinase: MVGLGQCCWDQVGLVEQWPHPDAKTELLASCEQAGGPVATALVTLARLGVRTAFFGAVGGDEAGRLIRWSLVAEGVDCRLLQVDPEGESQRAWVIADRTTGKRNIFWKRGARRPFHLTDETAELIAAAKVLLLDDLDFDAALAAARAAREAGVTTVLDGGSLRPRTAELLPLIDHLVVSEKFARQWTGRPEPPAALEPLAAFGGTVTVTAGAEGCWSLLAGEVIHQPAFGVDVIDTTGCGDVFHGGYVFGLLQAWPLPAVLAFASACAALKARGLGGQAAIAGLDETLRFLARETGDIRWTTLRITE, encoded by the coding sequence GTGGTCGGTCTCGGCCAGTGCTGCTGGGACCAGGTCGGGTTGGTCGAACAATGGCCGCATCCCGACGCGAAAACCGAGCTGCTCGCCAGCTGCGAGCAGGCCGGTGGGCCGGTTGCGACTGCCCTGGTGACCCTGGCGCGGCTGGGTGTGCGGACGGCCTTTTTCGGTGCCGTCGGTGGCGACGAGGCCGGCCGTCTGATCCGGTGGAGTCTGGTGGCCGAGGGAGTTGACTGCCGCCTGCTGCAGGTCGATCCCGAAGGGGAGAGCCAGCGTGCCTGGGTGATTGCCGACCGGACGACCGGCAAGCGGAACATCTTCTGGAAGAGGGGCGCGAGGCGCCCCTTTCACTTGACGGACGAGACCGCGGAGCTGATTGCTGCGGCAAAAGTGCTGCTGCTGGACGATCTCGATTTCGACGCCGCTCTGGCCGCCGCCCGGGCGGCCCGCGAAGCCGGGGTGACGACGGTGCTGGACGGCGGGTCGTTGCGGCCGCGAACCGCCGAGCTGCTGCCCCTGATCGATCACCTGGTGGTCAGCGAAAAATTCGCCCGGCAGTGGACCGGACGGCCCGAGCCTCCGGCGGCGCTCGAGCCGCTGGCAGCCTTCGGCGGCACGGTGACGGTCACCGCCGGTGCCGAAGGCTGCTGGTCGCTGCTCGCCGGCGAGGTGATCCACCAGCCGGCTTTCGGCGTCGATGTGATCGATACCACGGGGTGCGGCGATGTCTTTCACGGCGGCTATGTTTTCGGGCTGCTGCAGGCCTGGCCGCTGCCGGCGGTGCTGGCCTTCGCCTCGGCCTGCGCCGCGCTCAAGGCGCGGGGCCTCGGCGGGCAGGCCGCCATCGCCGGACTGGATGAAACCCTGCGGTTTCTGGCCCGGGAAACCGGCGACATCCGCTGGACGACTCTCCGCATCACCGAGTGA
- a CDS encoding DUF1820 family protein yields the protein MVSRGKKIYRIYFNSMGKSYELYARQVEQADLYGFVEVRDLLFGEKSSIVVDPSEESLKKEFSGVRRLLIPFQAVSRIEEVEKEGPGKVLPMTPTGQPGGPGLPPSAPMVRD from the coding sequence ATGGTGAGTCGAGGCAAGAAAATCTACCGCATCTACTTCAACAGTATGGGAAAATCTTACGAACTCTACGCCCGCCAGGTGGAGCAGGCCGATCTCTACGGTTTTGTCGAGGTGCGGGATCTGCTCTTCGGCGAGAAATCGTCCATTGTCGTCGATCCGTCGGAAGAGAGCCTGAAGAAGGAGTTCAGCGGCGTCCGGCGGCTGCTCATCCCCTTTCAGGCGGTCAGTCGTATCGAAGAGGTGGAAAAGGAAGGTCCCGGCAAGGTGCTTCCCATGACCCCGACCGGGCAGCCGGGCGGCCCGGGTCTGCCTCCCTCCGCCCCCATGGTCAGGGACTGA
- the dnaE gene encoding DNA polymerase III subunit alpha translates to MQHANFVHLHLHSQYSLLDGAIKIDDLVNRVRDLNMPAVAITDHGNMHGAIEFYKKAHAAGIKPIIGSELYVAPDSRFKKSDARGSSEASYHLVLLCMNQTGYRNLCHLVTAANIEGFYYRPRIDWELLKEYNEGLIAMTACLGGEIPVLINLGQMDEAKKRARAMAEIFDDGRLYLELQENHIPEQAVVNAGLKEIAAELGLPLVATNDCHYLNREDAQAHEVLLCIQTGKSMDDPNRFRFANDQFYLKTPEEMAAMFGDCPESLDNTVRIAERCNLELDLKTYHFPQYEKPADKSLDEVLAEMAWQGLEERLRAIRRLRPDFSAEDEERYRERLQTELDCIRQMGFPGYFLIVADFINWAKDHDIPVGPGRGSAAGSLVAYAIRITDIDPMPYNLLFERFLNPERISMPDIDVDFCIYGREEVINYVREKYGEKNVAQIITFGTMQAKGVVRDVGRALGMTYAEVDKIAKLIPSVLGMTLEQALKQEPKLVELREKDPKVRELIRIALALEGLTRHASTHAAGVVVTPKPLPEYLPLYKDQKANSLVTQYSMSYVEQIGLVKFDFLGLKTLTVINNAVRLIREGVNPDFDLKTVPDDDEKTYQLLSRGETTGVFQLESSGMKEYLVKLKPNCFEDLIAMVALYRPGPLGSGMVDSFIKRKHGLEDFDYPFPQLEPILKDTYGVIVYQEQVMLIAQTLANYSLGGADLLRRAMGKKKPEEMAKQKEIFLAGAKENKLDLKKAEAVFDLMEKFAAYGFNKSHSAAYALVAYQTAYLKAHYPVEFMAALLTEDMENTDKVIKNINEVRSMGIEVLPPDINASDRTFTVHDGQIRFGLGAVKGAGSAALDAILAARQEAPFASLHDFCERVDLRKVNKKVVEALIKCGAFDSLGGHRAQYLAALEDAMETAARIQREREIGQESLFGSEEIHTTANGDGYGRLPDVPEWDDKTKLGFEKESLGFYISGHPLARHAESIRRFATVDTAGLAECSDKEEVRICGIVSGLKELTTKKGDRMAFVTLEDLNGFVEMVVFPETYAESRELLQSEEALLITGNVDAGEESNKLMVNKVQNLSEVQASETRRVHFRLTTPGLDETRLRQLREVIEKHRGECQVMLHMVIPDRSETTLRLPDNLRVAATDQMLDDAERLFGYNIVTFE, encoded by the coding sequence ATGCAACACGCCAATTTCGTCCATCTTCATCTGCACAGCCAGTACAGCCTGCTTGACGGCGCCATCAAGATCGACGACCTGGTGAACCGGGTCCGCGATCTGAACATGCCCGCCGTGGCCATAACCGACCACGGCAACATGCACGGCGCCATCGAATTCTACAAGAAGGCGCATGCCGCCGGCATCAAGCCGATCATCGGCAGCGAGCTCTATGTCGCGCCCGATTCCCGTTTCAAGAAGAGCGACGCCCGTGGCTCCTCCGAGGCTTCCTACCACCTGGTTCTGCTCTGCATGAACCAGACCGGGTACCGCAACCTCTGCCATCTGGTGACGGCGGCCAACATCGAGGGGTTCTACTACCGGCCGCGCATCGACTGGGAGCTGCTCAAGGAATACAATGAGGGGCTGATCGCCATGACCGCCTGCCTCGGCGGCGAGATTCCGGTGCTGATCAATCTCGGCCAGATGGACGAAGCGAAAAAGCGCGCCCGGGCCATGGCCGAGATCTTCGACGACGGCCGTCTCTACCTCGAACTGCAGGAAAACCACATTCCCGAACAGGCGGTGGTCAACGCCGGCCTGAAGGAGATCGCCGCCGAGCTCGGTCTGCCCCTGGTCGCCACCAACGACTGCCACTACCTGAACCGGGAGGATGCCCAGGCGCACGAGGTGCTGCTCTGCATCCAGACCGGCAAGTCGATGGACGATCCCAACCGTTTCCGCTTTGCCAACGACCAGTTCTATCTCAAGACGCCGGAAGAGATGGCGGCCATGTTCGGCGACTGTCCCGAGTCGCTGGACAACACCGTCCGCATTGCCGAACGCTGCAACCTCGAACTCGACCTGAAGACCTATCATTTTCCGCAATACGAAAAACCGGCCGACAAGAGCCTCGACGAGGTGCTGGCCGAGATGGCGTGGCAGGGGCTGGAAGAGCGGCTGCGGGCCATCCGCCGTCTGCGTCCTGATTTCAGCGCCGAGGACGAGGAGCGCTACCGGGAGCGGCTGCAGACGGAGCTCGACTGCATCAGGCAGATGGGTTTTCCCGGCTACTTTCTGATCGTCGCCGACTTCATCAACTGGGCCAAGGATCACGACATTCCGGTCGGTCCGGGGCGCGGTTCGGCGGCCGGCTCGCTGGTCGCCTACGCCATCCGCATCACCGACATCGATCCGATGCCGTACAACCTGCTGTTCGAGCGCTTTCTCAACCCGGAGCGGATATCGATGCCGGATATCGACGTCGATTTCTGCATCTACGGCCGCGAGGAAGTGATCAACTACGTTCGGGAGAAATACGGCGAGAAAAACGTCGCCCAGATCATCACCTTCGGCACCATGCAGGCCAAGGGCGTGGTGCGCGATGTCGGCCGCGCCCTGGGCATGACCTACGCCGAGGTCGACAAGATCGCCAAGCTGATCCCCTCGGTGCTGGGCATGACCCTCGAGCAGGCGCTGAAGCAGGAGCCGAAGCTGGTCGAACTGCGGGAGAAGGATCCCAAGGTCAGGGAGCTGATCCGCATCGCCCTGGCGCTGGAGGGGCTGACCCGCCACGCCTCCACCCATGCCGCCGGCGTGGTGGTGACGCCGAAGCCGCTGCCCGAATACCTGCCGCTGTACAAGGACCAGAAGGCCAATTCGCTGGTCACCCAGTACTCGATGAGCTATGTCGAACAGATCGGCCTGGTCAAGTTCGACTTCCTCGGTCTGAAGACCCTGACCGTCATCAACAACGCCGTGCGCCTGATCCGCGAGGGGGTCAACCCCGATTTCGACCTGAAGACGGTGCCCGACGACGACGAGAAGACCTACCAGCTTCTCTCCCGCGGCGAGACCACCGGCGTCTTCCAGCTCGAATCGAGCGGCATGAAGGAGTATCTGGTCAAGCTGAAGCCGAACTGCTTCGAGGACCTGATCGCCATGGTCGCCCTCTACCGGCCGGGGCCCCTCGGCTCGGGCATGGTCGACTCCTTCATCAAGCGCAAGCACGGGCTGGAGGATTTCGACTACCCCTTTCCGCAGCTCGAGCCGATCCTGAAGGACACCTACGGCGTCATCGTCTACCAGGAACAGGTCATGCTGATCGCGCAGACCCTGGCCAACTACAGCCTTGGCGGCGCCGACCTGCTGCGGCGGGCGATGGGCAAGAAGAAGCCCGAGGAGATGGCCAAGCAGAAGGAGATCTTCCTCGCCGGCGCCAAGGAGAACAAGCTCGACCTGAAGAAGGCCGAGGCGGTCTTCGACCTGATGGAGAAGTTCGCCGCCTACGGCTTCAACAAGTCGCACTCGGCGGCCTACGCCCTGGTGGCCTACCAGACCGCCTACCTGAAGGCGCACTACCCGGTCGAGTTCATGGCGGCACTGCTCACCGAGGACATGGAAAACACCGACAAGGTGATCAAGAACATCAACGAAGTGCGCTCCATGGGCATCGAGGTTCTGCCGCCGGACATCAACGCCTCGGATCGCACCTTCACCGTGCATGACGGCCAGATCCGCTTCGGCCTCGGCGCGGTCAAGGGCGCCGGCAGCGCCGCCCTCGACGCCATTCTGGCGGCACGGCAGGAAGCGCCGTTCGCCTCGCTGCACGATTTCTGCGAGCGGGTCGATCTGCGCAAGGTCAACAAGAAGGTGGTCGAGGCGCTGATCAAGTGCGGCGCTTTCGACTCGCTGGGCGGACATCGCGCCCAGTACCTGGCGGCCCTGGAAGATGCCATGGAGACAGCCGCCCGCATCCAGCGCGAGCGCGAAATCGGCCAGGAATCCCTGTTCGGCAGCGAGGAGATCCACACCACCGCCAACGGCGACGGCTACGGTCGCCTGCCGGACGTTCCCGAGTGGGACGATAAGACCAAGCTCGGCTTCGAGAAGGAATCGCTCGGCTTCTACATCTCCGGTCATCCGCTGGCCCGGCACGCCGAATCGATCAGGCGCTTCGCCACCGTCGACACCGCCGGGCTCGCCGAATGCAGTGACAAGGAAGAGGTTCGTATCTGCGGTATCGTCAGCGGCCTGAAGGAGCTGACCACCAAGAAGGGCGACCGGATGGCGTTTGTCACCCTGGAGGATCTGAACGGCTTCGTCGAGATGGTTGTCTTTCCCGAGACCTATGCCGAATCGCGCGAGCTGCTGCAGAGCGAGGAGGCTCTGCTGATCACCGGCAACGTCGACGCCGGCGAAGAGAGCAACAAGCTGATGGTGAACAAGGTCCAGAACCTGAGCGAGGTTCAGGCCAGCGAAACCCGGCGGGTTCATTTCCGGCTGACCACGCCGGGGCTCGACGAAACCCGTCTGCGGCAACTGCGCGAGGTGATCGAGAAACACCGCGGCGAGTGCCAGGTCATGCTGCACATGGTCATTCCCGACCGCAGCGAGACGACCTTGCGGCTGCCGGACAATCTGAGGGTTGCGGCGACGGACCAAATGTTGGATGATGCCGAACGCCTTTTCGGCTATAATATCGTCACTTTTGAGTAG
- a CDS encoding septal ring lytic transglycosylase RlpA family protein — MRLFIFCCLLCTLLLTACGGPAYRTRVLDTPESRRLKGYERPYMVNGRRYDPLPDHRGFVQEGIASWYGRKFHGRKTSNGEIYDMYAMTAAHKTLPLGVYVRVTNRRNGRQAVVRINDRGPFVAGRIIDLSYAAARQLDIVETGTAPVRIEALGYRADGRDGYRQPKSYDAGVFAVQVGAFSLADNAYRLAARLRGLFGTASVAEGVVAGRRFFRVRVGRFVSLAAAEKVRAELAAGDFAGAFVVSLQ; from the coding sequence ATGCGCCTGTTCATTTTCTGCTGTCTGCTCTGCACGTTGCTGCTGACCGCCTGTGGCGGTCCCGCCTACCGGACCCGGGTGCTCGACACGCCCGAAAGCCGCCGGCTGAAGGGGTACGAGCGGCCCTACATGGTCAATGGCCGGCGCTACGATCCGCTGCCTGATCACCGTGGATTCGTGCAGGAGGGCATCGCCAGCTGGTATGGCCGCAAGTTTCACGGCCGCAAGACCAGCAACGGCGAGATCTACGACATGTACGCCATGACCGCCGCTCACAAGACCCTGCCGCTGGGCGTGTACGTGCGGGTGACCAACAGGCGCAACGGCCGGCAGGCGGTGGTGCGGATCAACGACCGCGGCCCCTTTGTCGCCGGCCGCATCATCGATCTTTCCTACGCCGCCGCCCGGCAGCTCGACATCGTCGAGACGGGGACCGCACCGGTGCGCATCGAGGCGCTCGGTTACCGCGCCGACGGGCGGGACGGCTACCGGCAACCGAAGAGCTACGACGCCGGAGTCTTCGCCGTCCAGGTCGGTGCCTTTTCCCTGGCGGACAATGCCTATCGCCTGGCCGCCAGGCTGCGCGGCCTTTTCGGCACGGCCAGTGTCGCCGAGGGCGTTGTCGCCGGCCGTCGTTTCTTCCGGGTGCGGGTCGGCCGTTTCGTCAGTCTGGCGGCCGCCGAGAAGGTTCGCGCCGAGCTGGCCGCCGGCGATTTTGCCGGCGCCTTCGTGGTGTCTCTGCAGTGA
- a CDS encoding rhodanese-like domain-containing protein encodes MKPETLLQRLGDEETLVIDVRLRFEFRAGHIPGAVNIPWWRGGLLAEAVAGAKGSVVLTCEHGPRAWLAAGLLLLRGQTDVSLLSGHMRGWRRKRLPLVKE; translated from the coding sequence GTGAAGCCCGAAACTCTGCTGCAGCGGCTGGGCGATGAGGAGACGCTGGTCATCGATGTCCGGCTGCGCTTCGAATTCCGGGCCGGCCATATTCCGGGTGCGGTCAACATTCCCTGGTGGCGCGGCGGGTTGCTGGCGGAAGCGGTCGCCGGGGCAAAAGGGTCGGTGGTGCTGACCTGCGAGCACGGTCCGCGCGCATGGCTCGCGGCCGGGCTGCTGCTGTTGCGCGGGCAGACGGACGTGTCACTGCTTTCCGGACACATGCGGGGCTGGCGCCGGAAACGTCTGCCGCTGGTGAAGGAATGA